A window from Zonotrichia albicollis isolate bZonAlb1 chromosome 8, bZonAlb1.hap1, whole genome shotgun sequence encodes these proteins:
- the TMEM53 gene encoding transmembrane protein 53 isoform X1 encodes MGTRGLRDAVVELQPGQAREGSTDRGPAEGQPVVILLGWAGCQDKYLAKYSAVYSQKGCTVIRYTAPWRMVFFSETFGIRSLQTPARQLLELLFDHRVESRPVLFHVFSNGGVMLYRYILEALHTHTPFQSLRVAGTIFDSAPGRRNLRGALRALATVLASMNVLLRYLLLFTFATTAVVLRVLLYPLTRSLHESHYDALLKAPSRWPELYLYSKADLIIKASDIEFMASAREQLGVPVKAVDFSDSPHVSHMRVYPAYYRSLCTAFLADCARGLPP; translated from the exons ATGGGCACCCGCGGGCTGAGGGACGCCGTGGTGGAGCTGCAGCCGGGACAGGCCCGCG AAGGCAGCACAGACAGAGGGCCTGCCGAGGGCCAGCCCGTGGTCATCCTCCTGGGCTGGGCCGGCTGCCAGGACAAATACCTGGCCAAATACAGCGCAGTCTACAGCCAGAAG GGCTGCACGGTCATCCGTTACACAGCTCCATGGAGGATGGTATTCTTCTCCGAGACCTTTGGCATCAGATCCCTGCAGACCCCAGCCAGACaactcctggagctgctctttgACCACAGAGTTGAGAGCAGACCGGTTCTTTTCCACGTTTTCAGCAATGGAGGTGTCATGCTGTACCGTTACATCCTCGAGGCGCTCCACACCCACACGCCCTTCCAGAGCCTCAGGGTGGCCGGCACCATCTTCGACAGCGCCCCTGGCAGAAGAAACTTGCGAGGAGCCCTTCGTGCCCTGGCAACTGTGCTGGCCTCCATGAACGTGCTGCTCAGGTATCTCCTGCTGTTCACTTTTGCCACCACGGCCGTTGTGCTGCGGGTCCTGCTGTACCCCCTGACGCGCTCCCTCCACGAGAGCCACTATGACGCCCTGCTGAAGGCGCCCTCGCGCTGGCCCGAGCTCTACCTCTACTCCAAAGCCGACCTCATCATCAAGGCCAGCGACATTGAGTTCATGGCCAGTGCCCGGGAGCAGCTTGGGGTTCCTGTGAAAGCCGTGGACTTCTCAGACTCGCCGCACGTCAGCCACATGCGGGTGTACCCCGCCTACTACCGCAGCCTCTGCACTGCCTTCCTGGCTGACTGTGCCCGGGGCTTGCCTCCCTAG
- the TMEM53 gene encoding transmembrane protein 53 isoform X2: MGTRGLRDAVVELQPGQARGSTDRGPAEGQPVVILLGWAGCQDKYLAKYSAVYSQKGCTVIRYTAPWRMVFFSETFGIRSLQTPARQLLELLFDHRVESRPVLFHVFSNGGVMLYRYILEALHTHTPFQSLRVAGTIFDSAPGRRNLRGALRALATVLASMNVLLRYLLLFTFATTAVVLRVLLYPLTRSLHESHYDALLKAPSRWPELYLYSKADLIIKASDIEFMASAREQLGVPVKAVDFSDSPHVSHMRVYPAYYRSLCTAFLADCARGLPP, translated from the exons ATGGGCACCCGCGGGCTGAGGGACGCCGTGGTGGAGCTGCAGCCGGGACAGGCCCGCG GCAGCACAGACAGAGGGCCTGCCGAGGGCCAGCCCGTGGTCATCCTCCTGGGCTGGGCCGGCTGCCAGGACAAATACCTGGCCAAATACAGCGCAGTCTACAGCCAGAAG GGCTGCACGGTCATCCGTTACACAGCTCCATGGAGGATGGTATTCTTCTCCGAGACCTTTGGCATCAGATCCCTGCAGACCCCAGCCAGACaactcctggagctgctctttgACCACAGAGTTGAGAGCAGACCGGTTCTTTTCCACGTTTTCAGCAATGGAGGTGTCATGCTGTACCGTTACATCCTCGAGGCGCTCCACACCCACACGCCCTTCCAGAGCCTCAGGGTGGCCGGCACCATCTTCGACAGCGCCCCTGGCAGAAGAAACTTGCGAGGAGCCCTTCGTGCCCTGGCAACTGTGCTGGCCTCCATGAACGTGCTGCTCAGGTATCTCCTGCTGTTCACTTTTGCCACCACGGCCGTTGTGCTGCGGGTCCTGCTGTACCCCCTGACGCGCTCCCTCCACGAGAGCCACTATGACGCCCTGCTGAAGGCGCCCTCGCGCTGGCCCGAGCTCTACCTCTACTCCAAAGCCGACCTCATCATCAAGGCCAGCGACATTGAGTTCATGGCCAGTGCCCGGGAGCAGCTTGGGGTTCCTGTGAAAGCCGTGGACTTCTCAGACTCGCCGCACGTCAGCCACATGCGGGTGTACCCCGCCTACTACCGCAGCCTCTGCACTGCCTTCCTGGCTGACTGTGCCCGGGGCTTGCCTCCCTAG